The Triticum aestivum cultivar Chinese Spring chromosome 7B, IWGSC CS RefSeq v2.1, whole genome shotgun sequence genome window below encodes:
- the LOC123159735 gene encoding putative UPF0496 protein 2 isoform X2 gives MWPFSSSPSLAKSMFSIDTHAVMDGSSSSSSSVTRTPPPRSPLDVDEEYGRAFKSRSFLDLWSHAHRSLRQTFRLSSRPSTSLETLDDGAAALDKEPSCSYTILGDFELEPRPEALARAAGRRHRRRCRWGCHRRHRVEALLLEYFDVTRDACEACSALLAAVGAARRHHLVLRRLLRRLDVEGDGDDNTTNAARDALALHVRQDNPLSPAGGRLDGFHEAHARCSPLSKRLAAARRRLRRLAKAARFARCAAATAVVGASATVVVAAVVLAAHAVVGVGAAAAVAFCATSTEPVACRTNAVKKLSGRLHGRRRRVHAHAGEEAVDAAARGAYIVGRDLDTVSRMVRRAHDELEHGRDMARIAVAGHGERPLLEEVAREEEECGEDLRSQLEELEEHACLCLVTINRSRRMVAQEMERAGSPSPSTETTTSQD, from the exons ATGTGGCCCttttcatcgtctccttcattggCTAAATCCATGTTTAGCATCGACACTC ACGCCGTGATGGACGGGAGCAGCAGCTCGTCGTCGTCTGTGACTcggacgccgccgccgcgcagCCCGCTGGACGTCGACGAGGAGTACGGCCGTGCGTTCAAGTCCAGGTCCTTCCTCGACCTCTGGTCGCACGCGCACCGCAGCCTCAGGCAGACGTTCAGGCTCTCGTCAAGGCCCAGCACCAGCCTCGAAACGCTCGACGACGGCGCTGCGGCCCTGGATAAGGAGCCGTCGTGCTCCTACACAATTCTCGGCGATTTCGAGCTGGAGCCGAGGCCGGAGGCGCTCGCGCGGGCCGCTGGGCGTCGGCACCGGCGCCGGTGTCGGTGGGGGTGCCACCGACGACACCGCGTCGAGGCGCTCCTGCTCGAGTACTTCGACGTCACGCGGGACGCCTGCGAGGCGTGCTCCGCGCTGCTCGCCGCCGTGGGAGCCGCGCGGAGGCACCACCTCGTGCTCCGGCGCCTGCTCCGCCGGCTGGACGTCGAAGGTGACGGCGATGACAATACCACCAATGCCGCGAGGGACGCGCTCGCGCTGCACGTCCGCCAAGACAACCCGCTCTCGCCCGCGGGCGGCAGGCTCGACGGATTCCACGAGGCGCACGCGCGTTGCAGCCCGCTCTCCAAGCGTCTCGCCGCAGCGCGGCGCCGGCTGCGGAGGCTCGCCAAGGCGGCGCGCTTCGCCCGGTGCGCGGCCGCGACCGCGGTCGTCGGCGCGTCGGCCACGGTCGTGGTGGCCGCGGTGGTCCTGGCCGCGCACGCCGTCGTGGGCGTGGGCGCGGCCGCCGCGGTGGCCTTCTGCGCCACATCCACCGAGCCCGTGGCGTGCCGGACGAACGCCGTCAAGAAGCTGTCCGGCCGCCTCCACGGCAGGCGAAGGCGGGTGCACGCCCACGCGGGAGAGGAGGCGGTGGACGCGGCAGCACGAGGAGCGTACATCGTTGGGCGCGACCTGGACACGGTGAGCCGCATGGTGCGGCGCGCGCACGACGAGCTAGAGCACGGGCGCGACATGGCGCGCATCGCGGTGGCCGGGCACGGCGAGCGGCCGCTGCTGGAAGAGGTGGCGCGGGAAGAGGAGGAGTGCGGGGAGGACCTGAGGTCGCAGCTGGAGGAGCTGGAGGAGCACGCCTGCCTCTGCCTCGTCACCATCAACCGGAGCCGGAGGATGGTGGCGCAAGAGATGGAGCGCGCCGGGTCGCCGTCGCCGTCCACAGAAACGACGACGTCCCAAGACTAG
- the LOC123159735 gene encoding putative UPF0496 protein 2 isoform X1, translated as MWPFSSSPSLAKSMFSIDTPDAVMDGSSSSSSSVTRTPPPRSPLDVDEEYGRAFKSRSFLDLWSHAHRSLRQTFRLSSRPSTSLETLDDGAAALDKEPSCSYTILGDFELEPRPEALARAAGRRHRRRCRWGCHRRHRVEALLLEYFDVTRDACEACSALLAAVGAARRHHLVLRRLLRRLDVEGDGDDNTTNAARDALALHVRQDNPLSPAGGRLDGFHEAHARCSPLSKRLAAARRRLRRLAKAARFARCAAATAVVGASATVVVAAVVLAAHAVVGVGAAAAVAFCATSTEPVACRTNAVKKLSGRLHGRRRRVHAHAGEEAVDAAARGAYIVGRDLDTVSRMVRRAHDELEHGRDMARIAVAGHGERPLLEEVAREEEECGEDLRSQLEELEEHACLCLVTINRSRRMVAQEMERAGSPSPSTETTTSQD; from the exons ATGTGGCCCttttcatcgtctccttcattggCTAAATCCATGTTTAGCATCGACACTC CAGACGCCGTGATGGACGGGAGCAGCAGCTCGTCGTCGTCTGTGACTcggacgccgccgccgcgcagCCCGCTGGACGTCGACGAGGAGTACGGCCGTGCGTTCAAGTCCAGGTCCTTCCTCGACCTCTGGTCGCACGCGCACCGCAGCCTCAGGCAGACGTTCAGGCTCTCGTCAAGGCCCAGCACCAGCCTCGAAACGCTCGACGACGGCGCTGCGGCCCTGGATAAGGAGCCGTCGTGCTCCTACACAATTCTCGGCGATTTCGAGCTGGAGCCGAGGCCGGAGGCGCTCGCGCGGGCCGCTGGGCGTCGGCACCGGCGCCGGTGTCGGTGGGGGTGCCACCGACGACACCGCGTCGAGGCGCTCCTGCTCGAGTACTTCGACGTCACGCGGGACGCCTGCGAGGCGTGCTCCGCGCTGCTCGCCGCCGTGGGAGCCGCGCGGAGGCACCACCTCGTGCTCCGGCGCCTGCTCCGCCGGCTGGACGTCGAAGGTGACGGCGATGACAATACCACCAATGCCGCGAGGGACGCGCTCGCGCTGCACGTCCGCCAAGACAACCCGCTCTCGCCCGCGGGCGGCAGGCTCGACGGATTCCACGAGGCGCACGCGCGTTGCAGCCCGCTCTCCAAGCGTCTCGCCGCAGCGCGGCGCCGGCTGCGGAGGCTCGCCAAGGCGGCGCGCTTCGCCCGGTGCGCGGCCGCGACCGCGGTCGTCGGCGCGTCGGCCACGGTCGTGGTGGCCGCGGTGGTCCTGGCCGCGCACGCCGTCGTGGGCGTGGGCGCGGCCGCCGCGGTGGCCTTCTGCGCCACATCCACCGAGCCCGTGGCGTGCCGGACGAACGCCGTCAAGAAGCTGTCCGGCCGCCTCCACGGCAGGCGAAGGCGGGTGCACGCCCACGCGGGAGAGGAGGCGGTGGACGCGGCAGCACGAGGAGCGTACATCGTTGGGCGCGACCTGGACACGGTGAGCCGCATGGTGCGGCGCGCGCACGACGAGCTAGAGCACGGGCGCGACATGGCGCGCATCGCGGTGGCCGGGCACGGCGAGCGGCCGCTGCTGGAAGAGGTGGCGCGGGAAGAGGAGGAGTGCGGGGAGGACCTGAGGTCGCAGCTGGAGGAGCTGGAGGAGCACGCCTGCCTCTGCCTCGTCACCATCAACCGGAGCCGGAGGATGGTGGCGCAAGAGATGGAGCGCGCCGGGTCGCCGTCGCCGTCCACAGAAACGACGACGTCCCAAGACTAG